The DNA segment AGTGATAAGGGCGGGTCTTGAAGATCACTTTATGGGTAAATTAACCGGTGTGCCAATGGGGTGTGATGCCTGCTATACCAACCACATGAAAGCGGATCAGAACGATATTGAGAACCTGGCAACACTTCTCGTGGCAGCAGGATGTAATTATATCATGGGCGTGCCTCAAGGTGATGACTGTATGTTGATGTATCAGTGTACAAGCTATCATGAAGCGGCAGGTCTTCGTGAAGTATTCGGACTCCGGCCGATCCGTGAGTTCGACCAGTGGCTAGAGAAGATGGGATTTTCGAAAGACGGAAAACTGACACCACTCGCCGGTGACGCATCTGTATTTTTGAAATAAGCAGGAGGTGAACGATTTGGTAAATGAAAAAGAATTGAGAACCATCATTGAACAAGTTCTGATGGAAATGAATGTTGACAATACGAAAAGTGCTGCTGCAGACGAATCAAGAGACGAAGACAGGAGGCAGACAAACCAGAGCTGTAAAGCTGAAGAAACAAAAATTGAGGACGGTTTTATTCCGGATATCACAGAGATTGATATTCGTGACCAATATCTGGTGGAGAATCCAGTGAGCAAGGAGGCCTATGCGGATCTGAAACATTATGCTCCGTGCAGGCTTGGAATCGGAAAGGCCGGGGCACGAATGAAGACGCTTCCTGTCCTTGAATTCAGGGCTGCCCATTCAGCTGCACAGGATGCGGTTTTCTCCAATGTGGATCAGGATTTTATTGACAACATGGGGTTGTTTACCGTACAGACACAATGTACCTCAAAAGATATTTACCTCACCAGACCTGATCTGGGAAGAAAACTAAGTGAAGAAGGCGTAAAAACAGTCGAAGAAAAATGCAAGAAAAATCCAAAGGTACAGATCTATGTATCCGATGGACTTAGTTCGGCGGCAGTTGCAGCAAACGTGGGAGATGTCCTTCCAGCTGTGGAACAGGGACTTAAGAGCTATGGCATAGAAAGCGGAACCCCGTTTTTTGTAAAGTACGGACGTGTCGGGGCCATGGATCAGATTTCTGAGATTACCGGTGCCGATGTAACCTGCGTGCTGATCGGTGAACGTCCGGGACTTATCACGGCAGAATCGATGTCAGCCTATATTGCTTATAAAGCGACAGTTGGCATGCCCGAAGCGAGAAGGACTGTAGTTTCCAATATCCATAAATCCGGTACGATCCCCGCCGAAGCAGGTGCTCACATCGCAGATGTGATAAAGAAGATCCTGGATAAAAAAGCCAGCGGAACAGATCTTAAGCTATAAATATTCAAAGAAAGGAAGCGAAAAATAATGAAACGAGATCCAATAAAAGCGGATGTCCTTGCGACAAAGATCATCCCTAATGTCAGCCCAGATTTGGCGAAAGAGTTAAATCTGACGCCGGACCAGAAGTCAATTGCGCTGATTACGTCGAACAGCGATGATGTTACCTACACGGCACTCGATGAAGCAACAAAAAAGGCTGATGTCTCTGTGGTGTATGCCAAGAGTTTCTATGGTGGCGCCGACAATGCGAATACGAAACTGGCCGGTGAGATTATTGGAATTCTGGCCGGACCAAATCCGGCAGAGGTTCGAAGCGGTCTGGAAGCATGCGTGGATATGATCGAGAATGTTGCCCACTTTGTATCTGCCAATGAAGACGATTCCATCATCTATTATGCTCACTGCATTTCGCGCACAGGCTCGTATCTGTCAGACGGAGCAGGAATTGCGCAAGGCGAGGCGATTGCCTACTTGATCGCACCGCCACTTGAAGCAATGTATGGTGTAGATGCTGCATTGAAAGCGGCAGATGTAAAGATGTGTGTTCTGTATGCACCTCCTTCCGAGACAAACTTCGGCGGGGCATTGCTCACCGGCAGCCAGTCAGCCTGCAAAGCGGCCTGCGATGCGTTTGCACAGGCTGTGGAGTTCGTGGCGGACAATCCAAAGGAGTGATGAAAGAACCTGCAGACGGAGGTAAAAGATATGAAAGCATTAGGCATGATAGAAGTATATGGCTACCTTGCTGCAGTCGAAGCGTTGGATAGTGCACTGAAAGCGGCGAATGTTTCTCTGGTGGATGTGGTTAAGGTAAGAGGTGGTCTGGTCACTGTGTTGGTGGATGGAGACGTTGGAGCCGTAAAGGCTGCGATGGATGCCTCACAGGCTGCAGCAGAGCGAGTGGGGCGTATCAACAGCCTTCATGTGATCCCACGTCCGGCCGAAGGTGTGATCAGGATGCTTACTCCTGACTGCGGACCGGAAATGTCTGCAGATGATGAAAGCACTCCAGATTTAGAAACTTCGAGTTCTTCCCTGTATGAAGAAGAACTCAACCATATGACTGTAGCGCAACTTCGCAGATTAGCAAGGGAAATGAAAATAGATACCATGACCCGGCAGGAAATCAGAGATGCCAAAAAACAGGAATTGATTCATGCAATCATACATAATAAGAGACAGGAGAAATAAAATATGCAGCTATACGATAAAGATCTATTGTCGGTGCAGGAAGTACGCGAGCTGGTGGATAAGGCGAAAGCTGCTCAGGAAGAGTTGAGTCACAAAAGTCAAAAAGAGGTGGATTTTCTCGTTAAATCCATGGCATCTGCCGGTGTACGTAATGCAAAACGTCTGGCGAAAATGGCCTGTGAGGAAACAGGATTCGGAATTGAAGAAGATAAAATTGTCAAAAACGTATTTGCGAGCGATGGTGTGTATCAGTATATTAAGGACATGAAGACGATAGGGGAGCTGGACTATGATAAGGAGAAGAAAGTAAAGAGTTATGCGGTTCCAGTGGGTGTGATCGCTGCTCTTATACCGTCGACAAATCCAACGTCAACAGTTCTCTATAAAGCACAAATTGCCGTGAAGGCAGGGAATGCAATTGTGTTTTCACCCCATCCCAATGCCAGAAACTGTATTTTAGAAACCGTAAAAGTGATTCGCCAGTCTATTGCAGAGGCAGGAGGGGATGAAAATCTGGTATCTTGTATCACAACACCTACGATTCAGGCAACCAGTAACCTTATGAGTCATGCGGATGTCGCGTTGATTCTTGCCACGGGCGGTTCAGCCATGGTACGGGCAGCCTATTCATCCGGGACACCGGCAATCGGTGTGGGACCGGGCAACGGGCCGGCTTACATTGAAAAGACGGCAGATCTTCCCTGTGCGGTTAAGCGAATCATGGATTCCAAGACGTTCGACAATGGAACGATCTGTGCATCCGAACAGTCCGTTATATGTGACGATGACAGGGAAGAGGCAGTACAAGAAGAGATGGAGCGGCAGGGAGCGTACTTCCTGAGCGATGAGCAATATAAACAGTTAGGCTCCTTTATCCTGAGGGCGAACGGCACGATGAATCCGGAAATAGTCGGAAAGAATGCAAAGGTAATCGCCAGACTTGCAGGGATTCAGGTGCCGGAAGGAACCAGAGTACTTGTGGCGAGAGAAGATGGTATCGGAAAAGGACATCCGTATTCCAACGAAAAACTATGCCCGATTCTTGCATTTTACACAGCCCCATCTTATAG comes from the Blautia liquoris genome and includes:
- a CDS encoding acetaldehyde dehydrogenase (acetylating), with product MQLYDKDLLSVQEVRELVDKAKAAQEELSHKSQKEVDFLVKSMASAGVRNAKRLAKMACEETGFGIEEDKIVKNVFASDGVYQYIKDMKTIGELDYDKEKKVKSYAVPVGVIAALIPSTNPTSTVLYKAQIAVKAGNAIVFSPHPNARNCILETVKVIRQSIAEAGGDENLVSCITTPTIQATSNLMSHADVALILATGGSAMVRAAYSSGTPAIGVGPGNGPAYIEKTADLPCAVKRIMDSKTFDNGTICASEQSVICDDDREEAVQEEMERQGAYFLSDEQYKQLGSFILRANGTMNPEIVGKNAKVIARLAGIQVPEGTRVLVAREDGIGKGHPYSNEKLCPILAFYTAPSYREICELTEEILHYEGAGHTFSIHTKDESIIEYFAKRVPASRIVVNAASALGGIGATTGLVPALTLGCGAVGGSATSDNVGPANLFNVKNVAWGCKELEDIRKEQPDCSEGVCKPLCGENSFRDIDIDAVVSEIIKRLQAV
- the eutL gene encoding ethanolamine utilization microcompartment protein EutL, which gives rise to MKRDPIKADVLATKIIPNVSPDLAKELNLTPDQKSIALITSNSDDVTYTALDEATKKADVSVVYAKSFYGGADNANTKLAGEIIGILAGPNPAEVRSGLEACVDMIENVAHFVSANEDDSIIYYAHCISRTGSYLSDGAGIAQGEAIAYLIAPPLEAMYGVDAALKAADVKMCVLYAPPSETNFGGALLTGSQSACKAACDAFAQAVEFVADNPKE
- a CDS encoding BMC domain-containing protein gives rise to the protein MKALGMIEVYGYLAAVEALDSALKAANVSLVDVVKVRGGLVTVLVDGDVGAVKAAMDASQAAAERVGRINSLHVIPRPAEGVIRMLTPDCGPEMSADDESTPDLETSSSSLYEEELNHMTVAQLRRLAREMKIDTMTRQEIRDAKKQELIHAIIHNKRQEK
- the eutC gene encoding ethanolamine ammonia-lyase subunit EutC, whose amino-acid sequence is MVNEKELRTIIEQVLMEMNVDNTKSAAADESRDEDRRQTNQSCKAEETKIEDGFIPDITEIDIRDQYLVENPVSKEAYADLKHYAPCRLGIGKAGARMKTLPVLEFRAAHSAAQDAVFSNVDQDFIDNMGLFTVQTQCTSKDIYLTRPDLGRKLSEEGVKTVEEKCKKNPKVQIYVSDGLSSAAVAANVGDVLPAVEQGLKSYGIESGTPFFVKYGRVGAMDQISEITGADVTCVLIGERPGLITAESMSAYIAYKATVGMPEARRTVVSNIHKSGTIPAEAGAHIADVIKKILDKKASGTDLKL